In Streptomyces sp. NBC_00091, the following proteins share a genomic window:
- a CDS encoding stage II sporulation protein M has product MDLDVFVAAHQTEWARLEQLLGRGRRLTGAEADELVALYQRTSTHLSLIQSSAPDPMLTGRLTQLVARARSTVTGTRRAGWRDAARFFTEGFPAAVYRSRRWWIPTALLSTALGVLIGWWIATHPEVQSAIAAPDHLKELTKPGGQYETYYSSHPAASFAAQVWTNNAQAAAVCLVLGAFLGLPVLWILFLNMANLGVGLGLMTSAGRLDVFLGLILPHGLLELTAVFVAAGTGLRLGWTVIDPGPRTRRTALAEQGRAALGMAIGLALVLFVSGLIEGFVTPSGLPTWARITIGVVAEAAFLVYVYVLGGRASRAGEVGDVEEADRTATLPTAA; this is encoded by the coding sequence ATGGATCTCGACGTCTTCGTGGCGGCCCACCAGACGGAGTGGGCCCGCCTGGAGCAGCTCCTCGGCCGCGGCCGCCGGCTCACCGGGGCGGAGGCCGACGAACTCGTCGCCCTCTACCAGCGCACCTCCACCCACCTCTCCCTGATCCAGTCGAGCGCCCCCGACCCGATGCTCACGGGCCGCCTCACCCAGCTCGTAGCCCGCGCCCGCTCCACCGTCACGGGGACCCGCCGCGCCGGCTGGCGCGACGCGGCCCGCTTCTTCACCGAGGGCTTCCCGGCCGCCGTCTACCGCAGCCGCCGCTGGTGGATACCCACCGCGCTGCTCTCCACGGCCCTCGGCGTGCTCATCGGCTGGTGGATAGCCACGCACCCCGAGGTCCAGAGCGCCATAGCCGCCCCGGACCACCTCAAGGAGCTGACGAAGCCGGGCGGTCAGTACGAGACGTACTACTCCAGCCACCCGGCGGCCTCCTTCGCGGCCCAGGTCTGGACGAACAACGCCCAGGCCGCAGCCGTCTGCCTCGTCCTCGGCGCCTTCCTGGGCCTCCCGGTGCTCTGGATCCTCTTCCTGAACATGGCCAACCTCGGCGTCGGCCTCGGGCTGATGACCTCCGCCGGCCGCCTGGACGTCTTCCTCGGCCTGATCCTTCCGCACGGCCTGCTCGAACTGACCGCGGTCTTCGTCGCCGCCGGTACGGGCCTGCGCCTGGGCTGGACGGTCATCGACCCGGGCCCCCGAACCCGCCGCACGGCCCTCGCCGAACAGGGCCGCGCCGCTCTCGGCATGGCCATCGGCCTGGCCCTGGTCCTCTTCGTCTCCGGCCTGATCGAGGGCTTCGTGACCCCGTCGGGGCTCCCCACCTGGGCCCGCATCACCATCGGCGTCGTCGCCGAGGCCGCCTTCCTCGTCTACGTCTACGTCCTGGGCGGCCGGGCCTCCCGCGCCGGCGAGGTGGGCGACGTGGAGGAAGCGGACCGTACGGCGACACTGCCGACCGCGGCGTGA
- a CDS encoding RDD family protein, with translation MSDLVTGDAVVLGLRPARLPSRALAVLLDLLVYFTGYVVVSIALLYATADLDDAAQAAVTVASFLLVLVGVPIAVETLSHGRSLGKLACGLRVVREDGGPIRFRHALVRGAMGVVELLMTFGAVACIASLMSERGRRLGDVFAGTLVIRERVPGARVMPVPAPPPWLAGRFAALDLSAVPDGLWLAIRQYLTRMNQLDPHTGAAMAARLADDVVARTGTPPPAGVPAAAFLMAVVHERQSRDAARAFTAHAAGRAPAAAAAPVAAPMPMPMPMPVPTAVPMAAPAPAHVAPVEPPARGTGFAPPA, from the coding sequence GTGAGCGATCTGGTGACGGGGGACGCGGTCGTCCTGGGTCTGCGGCCGGCGCGGCTGCCGAGCCGGGCGCTGGCGGTCCTGCTCGACCTGCTCGTGTACTTCACCGGGTACGTGGTGGTGTCCATCGCACTGCTCTACGCGACCGCCGATCTCGATGACGCCGCCCAGGCCGCCGTGACGGTGGCGAGCTTCCTGCTGGTGCTGGTCGGCGTGCCGATCGCGGTGGAGACGCTGAGCCACGGCCGTTCGCTGGGGAAGCTGGCGTGCGGGCTGCGGGTGGTGCGGGAGGACGGCGGGCCGATCCGGTTCCGGCACGCGCTGGTGCGCGGGGCCATGGGGGTCGTGGAGCTGCTGATGACCTTCGGGGCGGTCGCGTGCATCGCCTCGCTGATGTCGGAGCGGGGGCGGCGGCTCGGGGACGTGTTCGCGGGGACCCTGGTGATCCGGGAGCGGGTGCCGGGGGCGCGGGTGATGCCGGTGCCCGCGCCGCCGCCGTGGCTGGCGGGGCGGTTCGCCGCGCTGGACCTGTCGGCGGTGCCGGACGGTCTGTGGCTGGCGATCCGCCAGTACCTGACGCGGATGAACCAGCTGGATCCGCACACGGGTGCCGCGATGGCCGCGCGGCTCGCGGACGATGTGGTGGCCCGGACGGGGACGCCGCCGCCGGCCGGGGTGCCGGCTGCCGCGTTCCTGATGGCGGTGGTCCACGAGCGGCAGTCCCGGGATGCCGCCCGGGCCTTCACCGCGCACGCGGCGGGACGGGCGCCGGCAGCGGCAGCGGCTCCCGTGGCTGCGCCGATGCCCATGCCCATGCCGATGCCCGTGCCGACGGCCGTGCCGATGGCCGCGCCCGCTCCGGCGCACGTGGCGCCCGTAGAGCCGCCCGCGCGCGGGACCGGCTTCGCTCCGCCGGCCTAG